TAAGCCAAGTTGCACGTTCCATCGGTCAATCGGCAAGCGGTATGGAACACTCTTTGCTGGTTTATTTTGATTTGTACCTTGAAAATAAGTGGCACAGGTGCCCACATATTCAATTTGGATTTGTCACTGCTTTTAACTTATTTAGGTGCAGATTTCTATTCCAAGGCATTATAACAAATTACAGAATAATCTGCTTTGGATTACGTCCAATTGTTTGTATGATCTGAAATCACGACTAGTTATGTATTGATACAGTGGATGGACCACTGGGATTGAACTCTGGAGATATCTCTAAAGAAAATGTATTTGCAATGCATAGCAATGTGATGTGAAACTTTTAGTACTTCAACCTTTGTCACCATTTGTCAATTGCTCTTTATGCTGTTCAAGTAGAAATGTTCTTATTggcatttgtgttcttgaacttaTGAGCTAACTTTTTGTATTTCATTTTGCAGTTGAATCTGTGTTCTTCAAGGTATGTGCACAGTCTATCTTAGTTTGAAATCCCATATTTTTGTTTTAAGTTTTTGTTCCTGTGATTGAGCAACCTAACTAAATAATGCTTAAACCCAATTAAGGTACCTTTTGAAGAAGTTCCAGATCTTGTTGCCAGCCGCCGAGTATTCCTTTCAAAGGGCTATGCTTATGTTGCGATGAGTCAGGTTTGATGTGAACATGAGAATGCACACTTCTTATTTGGTTAATGCCCATGCTAAACATATCTGCATAAATATGCCAGGTGGTTTCACTTGTGGTAACTCAGTTCCGCTGCAATATCTCAAAGGCACTTGTTTTAACAAATAGGTAAATGGTAACCTTGTATTTTTCAAAGTTGTACCTGCTTATTTTGTAGGAAATATTTCTTGTGGTCTTGATATATGCTACCTGATTGTGTATTTTTAACAATATTGTATCTCCCTTGTACCTTATGCATACATAACAATAGTGTTCTTTGTCTCATTGATCAGCCTCCATTCATGTTTAGACAAATAAAAGACTTGAGTTTGTAGTTGTTTGCATGATTACATCGTTTCATTACTTTGAACTTCCCTTCCATCTTGGCATTCGTTTTTGAACTTAGCACTTGTATGGCTGTATATGAGTAAAGACAATCTCTAATACCTGAAACAATTCAAGCACAGGAAATGGACTGCGACCATTAAGGAACAAGAAAAGGACAGGTTGACTCCTGTAAGTATAAATGCACAATTCCCAGTTTTTTTCTCAGGCTTATCTTCTAGTAACATGTATGATGTATATTTCTTGAACAGATTGTTGAGGCGTTAAGCAATGCATATTTTGGACCTGATTACTCTCAGGTATACTGTTACACCTGTACTTTTCAACACATTATTTTTGATGCTTCACTAAATTACTGAACCTTTTGGTTTATAATCAATATTTTATACAGCCAAATGATGCTACCGAGATTTCGCCGAAGGATATTGATCAACTGGCTAGAACTTCTTTCCCTCTTTGTATGCGCCATATGCTAGAGAAGGTCAGGCACCTTAAAAGTTATGTACATGGCTTACCTCTTGATCAGGTTATTCAGTGTTTGCTTTTTGGCAGTTGAGAGAAAACCATCATCTCAAACACGGGGGTAGAATGCAGTTTGGTCTTTTCCTCAAGGTAACACGATGAGTTAAAGCTGAATCTTAGTTTCATAAGCGCCAATAATTTATTTTATGTATGCCGTGTTAATGTACTTCTGAAATTTTATTATTTAGGGTGCTGGGCTAAAGCTGGAGGATGCTCTCACATTTTGGAGATCGGAATTCTCTCAGAAGGTACCTGTACTTTTCCTGGTGAATATATGAATCTGCAGCTTTATTTTTGTGGAAGTGTCCAAGAAAACTTTTAATGTTGAGAAACCATATGCAAACCTCCCAGTGTTTTTATGATGTTGAAGTTGTGTTAAGCAATACTTTTTGTATGACTACTTACTGCACTCTTACCTGTAGTGCTGTAAGTTAATCAGATATAGTTTCTAGTCTCTATTGCTTCACTGATGCTGAATCTCTTACGGATAAGGTTGGCTCTGAGCGAtttgacaaggaatatgcatataGTATCAGACACAATTATGGAAAAGAAGGAAAACGAACGGTAAGCCCCTTGTTCTATGTACATAACTTAATATTAGTAACTCTTGCCGTTTTTGGTGGAAAATTGATAACCTGTTAAATGGTTGCTGCAGGATTACACTTCATATTCATGTCAAAAGATCATCTCCGCTACACCTGGTGTTGGTGATCATCATGGTTGCCCTTATCGACATTTTGGGTATTATTCTCATTCATAGTGTCCTCTTTAAATAATAGTTATCAGAATAGCTAAAAGCTTATATTTTTTGTGGTTACCCTGAACTTTCTTCTAGCGTTAATTGCCTAACAATGTCTCTGAAGTATGAGAATATGGGGCCTTGTATTCTGCATGTTAAAGGTTTTGGACTGACCTGAATGGCAGCATGTTGAATCCAAAAGAATCCAGGAAATTTACTGAATTGCTCCTAATATTTGTTTCATGTGTTTACCCCCCTTTTTTGTGTTGTATTCGTAGTGAAGAGAACCTGAGAGCAGCTCTCAACAATATGGGTGTCGGTGGAAATGCTTTGGAAGGGATACTCGATAAAGTGAAGAACAGGCATTATCAGGTACTTTACCCCAGTCCTTAGTTTCATTAGCAGTGTTCTATTATCGACTAACCAAATCATCTGATCCATGTGACAATGCAGCTAGCTTGCACAATGACTTTTGAGGCAACTCATGGTGTCTCATGTGATACCGGAATCAATCATCCTAATCAGTATTTCAGCGAAAGCCAGAAAGTCTTGCAAGCTAAGGTGAGTTAGATAGTTGATTACCCATGAAACCGTGATTCCTTCTTTTTTTCAGTATATAAGGAATTCGAATTGACACTAATATTGGTTCATTCTGCAGAACCAAACAGTACAGAGTCAGTTATCGACCTAAGTTGGGATGCTCCTGCAGAAAGCAGTCCATCCACCAAGTAGAAACCCAGGTTTTCACACTACTGTTTTGGAAGTTGTAACTTTGTACTTGATGATTGAATGTTAACTGCATTTTGTCCATTGTATGACATTTCTAATGTGCGACAGCAATTACTGTAGATGTGCTGCTCACCATTTTTTTTCGGACCTGCGATGAATATTTCTGCTGCCATTCGATTTTCTCAAATATATAATGCTCATGATACTTAGCTTTGAGCATTTATCTTCTTTTTGGAGGAAACCGCCAGGAGCATTGCCTTTTcagtagcaggagtgatttagtGGGGCACTGTTTTACAGTACCAAGACCAAAGAAACCCTCAATCCTACAGTAGTCTACACCCAAATGTCTGTAGCACTAACTGCCTGTCGATTATTGTCCCCAAAGCTAGAGAAGCCACCTCATGGTAGTTCATCctaatattttttttagaaaatggaAGATATTATCCTAGTTGCATTGAAAATTATCTTGTTGCACTCTTTCCAGACCTTCCATAGGATGTATAGGATTTGACTGCTCCTGCCAACTGTATTTTGGTGTAACAATGTAGTCCCTTCCCTCAATTCATCCACTGATTCAAAGGACCGCATGTTCACTATGCTCCCAATCGCAAGCCACTGTTTATCAAATTGCCAACTTGAATGATAAAGGGCACTGAATACACTTGTGGAGGGCCGTCTCATGGGCTCGAAGGCAAACCCAAACTTGTTGTAAGGCCACTCCCTCACCGCAAGGACATGATGCACCTATGAAACATCGGGCAGGAGAAGAGTCTACGTTTTGGCTCCGTGTGGGCTTTCCAAATCTTTTTTTCTTGGACCATGCATGAGAGCTGCATGTTTCATTAAGATGATACAACACCAAAAAGGCATGACCCATACAACATCATAGAGACACGACCCAACTGCAGAACCAAACCGACCTAAAACCGCCAAACCAAGAATTGACGGTCTGTGGCTAGAAGACCATCAAACCCAACCTAGACAAGAGCAATAGTGCCGCGTATGACATGAAATCAGGAAAACATCCACTACAAGAGCTTGTGCAACAGTCGGCAACAACATGACCCAAACATGACTACAACGACGACAATGACTAAAGCACAAGCAACACATGGACTAGTCCACCACCAACCTTGAACAAACACCACTTGCTTGAGCATAGGCATGGCATTGCGTCATCGAGTGAACGAGGCCACCAGCCCAACGCTATTGGACCAGCCGCCACTAAGGCCATAGGAGGACTGCGGGGTGGACGGACATGAACCGAGGGGGAGCAGGAGGGGCGTGCGAGCAGCAAAGAGGGCGCCAACCGTTACCAACAACCAAGGGGTAGGGGAGCGGGACAAAGGCTAGCTGTGGGGCCAGAAGAGGAGGTTGAACCATTGGAGATGGCCGCACCACTGCAAGCCAATGACATGCAGCCCTCCCAATGACCATGTGGTGCCAGGCTGGTGTGTGACAAGCGATCAAGTCCAACCATCGTTACGAGTCGACGAGAGGCATGAGCACTAGATCCGATGGAATCGCTACCGGATTTGGCCGTGTAGAGAGGAAGAAGGTTTGGGATGCAACTCGCAATTACATTCATTGGCATCCAATGCTTATATACACGTACAAGTGCAGCTCACGTCCGCAACTAATCCCTACAATCAAGCCATTAGCTAAGAAGATTTAGGAGGCGTGTCTGTTAGCAACCAATCCTAAGGAACCGGTTCTACTCCTACGACGCATAGGCTGGATCGAATTTCCTCAAAGGTTGATGTCGGTAGCCCCTTTGCCATCATATTCGTAGACAGCTGGGCTGTGGGAACATGATGAACACAAATACGCACGAGAGCCACCTGCTCACGCATGAAATAGATGTCGAGTTTGATGTGCTTGTTGCGTCAATGATGCATGGAGTTGGTGGAGAGATAAACGGCAGAGGCGTTGTCACAATACACCTGGTTGCCTTGGAGACATTGCAGTGCAGCTCATGAAGAAGTTGACAAGGCCATGACACACGAACACTCAATGGTAACATTGGCCACAACCTTGTACTTCGCCTTGGTGTTGTAGTGCAACACCGTGGGCTGTCTTTTTGAGGACCACGAGATGAGCGATGGCCTGAGGCAGACGCAATAGTTGGACGTCGAGTGGCGGGTGTCTTGGCAATTGACCCACTCCGTGTCTGAGTACGCCACACTGTCGATTGAGGACGCCACGTGCAAGATGAGCTGAGAACCATGGTGCAACAAATGTACTGGAGAATCGTGTGGAGGCACACCTATTGGAGGACATACTTTAAGTTCAGCCGTGTGAGTGTGAAATACCGTAGTGTGCCAGATGAAGCACTAGAAGGGGGTGTCCGGTGCAGGCGAGCCATCGTGTGTGTAGAGCTTTGCCATGGCGTCTGGGTGTTGCCGCGGGCTTGTAGTTAAGCATGCCGGTGCGCTTGAGCAGCTCGTGTGCATACTT
The window above is part of the Triticum aestivum cultivar Chinese Spring chromosome 2A, IWGSC CS RefSeq v2.1, whole genome shotgun sequence genome. Proteins encoded here:
- the LOC123189051 gene encoding probable DNA primase large subunit — encoded protein: MEIVRSQRQLAAAAAAASGGGSGAGALPTYRVAPQLEVRLEEFELFAIDRLRVLKGISDGLSRGKRPEEMEKLVSELWKAHMRHQDPAEALNKDIISHFVLRLVYCRTEELRKWFLSMENTLFRYRFRLESPESQRLLMSEFQLPYKALPHSEFEAVKDKLSQVARSIGQSASVESVFFKVPFEEVPDLVASRRVFLSKGYAYVAMSQVVSLVVTQFRCNISKALVLTNRKWTATIKEQEKDRLTPIVEALSNAYFGPDYSQPNDATEISPKDIDQLARTSFPLCMRHMLEKLRENHHLKHGGRMQFGLFLKGAGLKLEDALTFWRSEFSQKVGSERFDKEYAYSIRHNYGKEGKRTDYTSYSCQKIISATPGVGDHHGCPYRHFGEENLRAALNNMGVGGNALEGILDKVKNRHYQLACTMTFEATHGVSCDTGINHPNQYFSESQKVLQAKNQTVQSQLST